The Rhododendron vialii isolate Sample 1 chromosome 6a, ASM3025357v1 genome includes a window with the following:
- the LOC131331394 gene encoding transcription factor bHLH143-like → MENDFGSWFRHQISDRQSPNLNAMGTPFDIGLQNTIPAHMSPCPNVLLTKENAPVFPFSGVPHFNAGQQLNEPQGWFYCLPRFRQAFTPAPSSIFKEKLSSGPNPEAGCAQKRFLVFDQSGDQTTLMFTPGVGSSPVQCATTFGPKLDSAFDLNNVGLGTKRETRLHLEPILTCEYYENKKDDTGSEMYHEDTEEINALLYSDDDEYDDDGVSSEDDEVASTGHSPCGMTDDGKQELLEESEEVASSKGPTKRRKLFDGGCEVEPLMDTATSVKSKICFDLEDDAESSCANSKNKGLGKFGSLSGNKRSRKDKIRETVDILQSIIPGGEGKDAIRILDEAIDYLRSLKYKAKALGVDTL, encoded by the coding sequence ATGGAAAACGACTTTGGGTCCTGGTTTCGTCACCAGATTTCTGATCGTCAATCACCCAATTTGAACGCCATGGGCACTCCATTCGACATTGGGCTGCAGAATACTATCCCTGCTCATATGAGCCCTTGCCCTAATGTCCTTCTCACGAAGGAGAATGCTCCAGTGTTTCCATTTTCCGGGGTTCCACATTTTAATGCGGGTCAACAGCTGAACGAACCTCAAGGATGGTTCTATTGCTTACCTCGATTCCGTCAGGCCTTCACGCCTGCTCCAAGCtccattttcaaagaaaaactcTCTTCTGGTCCCAATCCAGAAGCTGGGTGTGCTCAGAAGAGGTTCCTTGTGTTTGATCAGTCAGGCGATCAAACAACCCTCATGTTTACCCCTGGGGTTGGGAGTTCCCCTGTCCAGTGCGCCACTACTTTTGGCCCAAAACTCGACAGTGCTTTTGATTTGAACAACGTAGGGCTTGGAACCAAAAGAGAGACCAGGCTGCACCTAGAGCCCATTTTGACTTGTgaatattatgaaaataaaaaagatgatACGGGAAGTGAGATGTATCACGAAGACACTGAGGAAATAAATGCTTTACTTTACTCAGATGATGATGAGTATGATGATGATGGGGTTTCTTCTGAAGATGATGAAGTAGCGAGCACCGGTCATTCGCCTTGCGGAATGACAGATGATGGTAAACAGGAATTGCTTGAGGAAAGTGAAGAAGTTGCGAGTTCTAAAGGGCCCACCAAAAGGAGGAAACTGTTCGATGGAGGTTGTGAGGTGGAACCGCTCATGGACACTGCAACCTCTGTTAAGTCCAAAATATGCTTTGATTTGGAAGATGATGCTGAATCTAGTTGTGCCAATAGTAAAAATAAGGGCTTGGGCAAATTTGGATCATTGTCGGGCAACAAGAGGTCTAGGAAAGATAAAATAAGAGAGACGGTGGATATATTGCAGAGCATAATTCCTGGGGGAGAGGGAAAAGATGCAATTCGGATTCTGGATGAAGCTATTGATTATTTGAGATCCTTGAAGTATAAAGCCAAGGCTTTGGGGGTTGATACGCTCTGA
- the LOC131331393 gene encoding cyclin-D4-2-like isoform X2 yields the protein MAPSFDCAASTLLCTEEHISMFADEFENGDMIEDFEPVWHHRNNGTNNRNKEFDGESWFTGLPVLSDECLALMVKRECEHLPRRDYLNRLRNGDLDLGARREAVEWIGKVVAYFNFGPLCAYLSIIYLDRFLSVYQLPGKAWMMQLLAVACLSIAAKMEETEVPLSLDLQVGESKFVFEARTIQRMELLVMSTLKWRMKSVTPFSFIDHFLRKINGDKIPLRSSIFLATQLILSTIKGIDFLQFRPSEVAAAVAISVAGESETVDTETSISLLIEHVEKERVIKCVEMIQETSLISATIKGTSASNQSVPQSPIGVLDAACLSYKSDDTTVGSCANSTHNTPDTKRRKLNRPLEVEI from the exons ATGGCGCCTAGTTTTGATTGTGCAGCGTCAACCCTCCTATGTACAGAAGAACACATCAGCATGTTTGCTGATGAGTTTGAAAATGGGGACATGATTGAGGATTTTGAGCCTGTTTGGCACCATAGGAACAATGGGACTAATAATCGAAACAAGGAATTTGATGGTGAATCATGGTTCACTGGGTTGCCAGTTCTTAGTGATGAGTGCTTGGCTTTAATGGTGAAAAGGGAATGTGAGCATTTGCCTAGAAGAGATTACTTGAACAGATTGAGGAATGGGGATTTGGATTTGGGGGCTAGAAGGGAAGCTGTTGAATGGATTGGAAAG GTTGTTGCCTATTTCAATTTTGGACCTCTGTGTGCATATTTGTCAATAATATACTTGGACAGATTCCTTTCAGTCTATCAATTACCT GGCAAAGCTTGGATGATGCAATTGTTGGCTGTGGCTTGTTTATCCATTGCAGCCAAAATGGAGGAGACTGAGGTTCCTTTAAGTCTAGACTTACAG GTGGGTGAGTCTAAATTTGTGTTTGAAGCCAGAACCATACAGAGAATGGAGCTTCTGGTTATGAGCACATTAAAGTGGAGAATGAAATCAGTCACCCCATTCTCCTTCATTGACCATTTCCTTAGGAAGATCAATGGTGATAAAATCCCCCTAAGATCTTCAATATTTCTGGCAACCCAACTCATTTTGAGCACAATAAAAG GAATTGACTTCTTACAGTTCAGACCTTCCGAAGTTGCAGCAGCAGTAGCAATTTCTGTTGCAGGGGAAAGTGAAACAGTAGACACTGAGACATCAATTTCTCTCCTCATTGAGCATGTAGAAAAG GAGAGAGTGATCAAATGTGTTGAGATGATTCAAGAGACATCATTGATAAGTGCAACTATTAAGGGTACAAGTGCTTCGAACCAATCTGTGCCCCAAAGTCCAATTGGAGTACTAGATGCTGCATGCTTGAGCTATAAATCAGATGACACAACAGTTGGGTCATGTGCAAATTCTACTCATAATACTCCAGACACTAAGAGGAGGAAGCTAAATAGACCCTTAGAAGTGGAGATTTAG
- the LOC131331393 gene encoding cyclin-D4-2-like isoform X1: MAPSFDCAASTLLCTEEHISMFADEFENGDMIEDFEPVWHHRNNGTNNRNKEFDGESWFTGLPVLSDECLALMVKRECEHLPRRDYLNRLRNGDLDLGARREAVEWIGKVVAYFNFGPLCAYLSIIYLDRFLSVYQLPKGKAWMMQLLAVACLSIAAKMEETEVPLSLDLQVGESKFVFEARTIQRMELLVMSTLKWRMKSVTPFSFIDHFLRKINGDKIPLRSSIFLATQLILSTIKGIDFLQFRPSEVAAAVAISVAGESETVDTETSISLLIEHVEKERVIKCVEMIQETSLISATIKGTSASNQSVPQSPIGVLDAACLSYKSDDTTVGSCANSTHNTPDTKRRKLNRPLEVEI, translated from the exons ATGGCGCCTAGTTTTGATTGTGCAGCGTCAACCCTCCTATGTACAGAAGAACACATCAGCATGTTTGCTGATGAGTTTGAAAATGGGGACATGATTGAGGATTTTGAGCCTGTTTGGCACCATAGGAACAATGGGACTAATAATCGAAACAAGGAATTTGATGGTGAATCATGGTTCACTGGGTTGCCAGTTCTTAGTGATGAGTGCTTGGCTTTAATGGTGAAAAGGGAATGTGAGCATTTGCCTAGAAGAGATTACTTGAACAGATTGAGGAATGGGGATTTGGATTTGGGGGCTAGAAGGGAAGCTGTTGAATGGATTGGAAAG GTTGTTGCCTATTTCAATTTTGGACCTCTGTGTGCATATTTGTCAATAATATACTTGGACAGATTCCTTTCAGTCTATCAATTACCT AAGGGCAAAGCTTGGATGATGCAATTGTTGGCTGTGGCTTGTTTATCCATTGCAGCCAAAATGGAGGAGACTGAGGTTCCTTTAAGTCTAGACTTACAG GTGGGTGAGTCTAAATTTGTGTTTGAAGCCAGAACCATACAGAGAATGGAGCTTCTGGTTATGAGCACATTAAAGTGGAGAATGAAATCAGTCACCCCATTCTCCTTCATTGACCATTTCCTTAGGAAGATCAATGGTGATAAAATCCCCCTAAGATCTTCAATATTTCTGGCAACCCAACTCATTTTGAGCACAATAAAAG GAATTGACTTCTTACAGTTCAGACCTTCCGAAGTTGCAGCAGCAGTAGCAATTTCTGTTGCAGGGGAAAGTGAAACAGTAGACACTGAGACATCAATTTCTCTCCTCATTGAGCATGTAGAAAAG GAGAGAGTGATCAAATGTGTTGAGATGATTCAAGAGACATCATTGATAAGTGCAACTATTAAGGGTACAAGTGCTTCGAACCAATCTGTGCCCCAAAGTCCAATTGGAGTACTAGATGCTGCATGCTTGAGCTATAAATCAGATGACACAACAGTTGGGTCATGTGCAAATTCTACTCATAATACTCCAGACACTAAGAGGAGGAAGCTAAATAGACCCTTAGAAGTGGAGATTTAG